The Enterococcus sp. 7F3_DIV0205 genome has a window encoding:
- a CDS encoding non-ribosomal peptide synthetase, giving the protein MENTLINQLEKDEYEKVVHTFNSNRDTTYDEVDLVSWFEEVVQHYPQRTAVGISGETLTYEQLNQRANHIAKTLVQAGIEKEDLIGVILNRSIELVVTILGILKSGAAFLPIDSENPEERIKYIIEDSNVKQVITDISSREKWENRLNKKMICPNFTNISEEKVNVTYSPNQLAYVIYTSGTTGNPKGVMIEHKGLVNFVKWKLGTAKFDEKSVMLQKATCSFDAAVGEIFLGILGGAKLQLLTDQENNNFSMLLEVIKKNQVTHMVMIPTVLSVFLDYAVEVDKESYLACLNTLYIAGEKLEESLVNKICRLTPLTKENIYNLYGPTEASIGATYFHLADLDNKSTVSIGKGINNAAIYIMDDDKLCGIDEPGELCIGGVGVARGYLNRPELTNEKFVDNCFGLPGKIYRTGDLAKWQDNGNLEYLGRIDEQVKINGLRIELSEIKNTLASYPNIDDAAVIVSEKNQIVAYYVSKSEYQETQLKEFLEKKLPLYMIPKRFIKINELPVNNNGKLDKSKLPMIEEESAVRTKEIVAPKTEQERVLISVFSTVLNNENIGCNHNFFEIGGDSIKAIRIVSKLREIGYNLSVPTIMTEKNLGNIATHMELNQIETQDQNEPIIVGETPLSPIQNYFFNSKLPVPEHFNQTFLLECKNLEIDSLKKALLAVCNHHDLLRAIYIEGKQIIKEQDSSNLFEMISFDLMNEKEALIFEKMEAISDQIQPTLNLTEGPLIKVVVFHTREMDYISLIVHHLMVDGISWRILVEDINTAYRQSLEERTIELPMKTASFSRWCESLEAFSTSETLEKERPYWNKISKLATQANTTLCAPQDNRGTGIDEISLSKELTENLILHSNKSYNTEINDLLVTALFRTINKMTATDTISVRMEGHGREPIHKPIHIDRTIGWFTTIYPVVCTGIGGSLQNDLKRVKENLRRIPNHGLGYSVLDCYDEQFEGVQTEVTFNYLGDFEQESSEYDIQIKTVEYGYQISENNHFGTPISIDGSLNNGVISFVFIYDKSMCDDTMIKELKTLFETELKMVVDHCLKKVVPEKTASDFGETNWSEEEFRQVETNFTKGNDQIEKIYPLTPLQEGLLFHEQEKANSSAYIVQAIYELGNIEITEFKQALHLLVQKHSVLRTSVIYKNVSIPRQVIHQNASCDVESIDLTGTLIIEDAMKNIEQENIRRGFDLEVDALFRIKIMKVAADNYKMLMSFHHIILDGWCNAILLNDLQEFYKSLLAGQDYEAIKQGIEPDYAHAEHVKYLAEMNTREAKKYWHTLLEDYTTVASILPTAVQTVKTENNQIKQVLDSQTSEQIRVLAKSLNVTVNTIFESAWGILLQNYTNTEDVVFGQVVSGRNSPIANIEDKVGLFINTIPVRVQNEKNADFTTIVTNLQTQLNQSGAHDLYPLSEIQNENELGNKLVQTIVAFENYEENVLSDIEVPQFLLEDIREETNYDLTLSIQNGESFAVNLLFDVSKYSKQGVDYILTHFCQLLKAAIQSPQQPISTIDFLTDEQRELIVSGFNQTTTKYPNDVSVVTAFNEILPTYHKQVAIASENQVLTYEQLDILSTNLAYKLKNLGIIKGDLVAVVADREVETIVLFLGILKAGGAYLPIDSNSPIERIKFILNDAKCKVLCDFGQQLQEYPVIENCTVITNDAFEESDDRQELPTVSADDLAYVIYTSGTTGVPKGVMITHKNILRLVRNTNYVDFTNSYILQTGSLTFDACTFEIWGALLNGGRLFMTTSNVLLDPESLEDVIISQKINTLFITTALFVNIVEMHPKAFHSLNRILVGGEKIVSAPIKRFKEYNPTVSICNIYGPTENTTFSLFEDLDYEIETLVPIGKPISNTTAYVMKEEQLCGIGIPGELYLGGDGLAAGYLNLEKSTDEKFIVTESNQRLYKTGDLVRWLENGSIDYLGRVDDQVKIRGFRIELEGITTVIKQLPYVSNAITIIFEENGQKDICSYVQLEEVIDLETIRHELMLKLPHYMVPKVLMDVDKFKLNKNGKIDKSSLPKPQMPEMQNFVSPRNEAERIVCETFAEILDVPQISITDDFFTLGGHSLKVMQLSAQLAAKTGTKLTLEEIMTGRTVEKIALKLQKGETYQPIPKGSSLEASPAQSRILLVEETLVNNTTYNIPVVLTIEGAISVKGLKESLQKLSQKYEILRTTFAFKEGTYHQVIADQIQIPMSTSTVEKETLNQAIFDFIQPFDLNKGPLIRGHVFSTSLNEHYFVIDIHHAIFDGESIPMFVSELAAAYNGEELKEAAIQYKDYSSWNKQLDLQKQEKFWLDQLDGAELNTEFPTDFIRGSEASFAGESFSIDLPKQLNEKIQAFGKKNGVTSYIFYAAIFNLLLSRYTRKEEIITGTAISGRTHPDVEKMLGMFVNTVALKQDVEPDVSFLNYIKQVQTNFFEVFNNQDYPFEQLVEKLAIKPDQTRNPIFDVMFSYENLEDESYSLGDAQMSYYELPNNTAKFDLTLTIKEHPETVSINWDYNIQLFKEETMRKTSEHFVRLIKSALEQPDSKLIELSMIDKAEKEKLCYTFNTQEKSPLQHETAISWFEENVVHYPNRIAVGIEGMEVTYAELNQMANAVAKKLKASGVERNDVVGLLFHRSIEFVAAIYGVLKVGAAYLPIDVELPSKRIDYILENSHTKVILTNEPSSSLKRQTILVSPKERLEENQTVESSADDCAYIIYTSGSTGQPKGVKIKHNSLVNLIEWQKEQSEINDKSVVLQKATCSFDASVWEIFLATLSGVKLQMLTDDENQDYTKLLQLIQEKKVTHTLMVPTVFDSILDYMRAESVTDALDGLEKIYLGAESLTTELLEKYIDVTKNRSNVSKITNLYGPTETTVCATFHEVSVEDLNNRVAIGQPVRNTQVYIMNDGNLCGIDVAGEICVGGIGVFKEYLGSESLTKEKLVQSPIDSNQQLYKTGDLGKIDENGQVHYLGRIDKQVKIRGFRIEIEEIEKGLLKLPNISSAAVIVNESLGNPQLCAYVVSKSVLNSSTISAELKDVFPDYMVPSFIKQIDELPKNHNGKLDEKVLQEIPIEYNTTIVPPKTKDEAKLLPLFKEVLNVEDIGITDSFFELGGYSIKAVELSRRIEKEFDLRVSLKDIMKEQNVKNIAKVIKKKNKKVFQPLLKAAEECLDE; this is encoded by the coding sequence TTGGAGAATACATTAATTAATCAATTGGAAAAGGATGAATATGAAAAAGTCGTTCATACGTTTAATTCGAACAGAGATACAACCTATGATGAAGTGGATTTAGTTAGCTGGTTTGAAGAGGTAGTTCAACACTATCCACAAAGAACAGCTGTTGGTATCAGTGGTGAGACTCTGACATATGAACAACTGAATCAAAGAGCAAATCACATTGCAAAAACTTTAGTACAAGCAGGTATCGAAAAAGAAGATTTGATTGGTGTTATTTTAAATCGTTCCATTGAATTAGTTGTGACGATATTGGGGATTTTAAAATCAGGTGCTGCGTTTTTGCCGATAGATTCTGAAAATCCTGAAGAACGAATCAAATATATAATCGAAGATAGCAATGTGAAACAAGTAATAACAGATATAAGCTCGAGAGAAAAGTGGGAAAACCGATTAAATAAAAAAATGATTTGTCCAAACTTTACCAATATAAGTGAAGAGAAAGTCAATGTAACTTATTCCCCAAATCAATTAGCTTATGTTATTTATACCTCTGGAACAACAGGAAATCCCAAAGGCGTTATGATCGAGCATAAAGGATTAGTAAATTTTGTCAAATGGAAACTTGGAACAGCAAAATTTGATGAAAAAAGTGTAATGCTTCAAAAAGCTACTTGTTCTTTTGATGCCGCAGTTGGAGAAATCTTCTTAGGGATTCTAGGTGGAGCAAAGCTACAACTATTAACTGACCAAGAAAATAACAATTTCAGCATGTTACTAGAAGTGATTAAAAAAAATCAAGTAACACATATGGTGATGATCCCAACGGTTCTCTCTGTCTTTTTAGATTATGCTGTTGAAGTCGACAAAGAGTCTTATTTAGCATGTTTAAATACGTTATATATCGCTGGTGAAAAATTAGAAGAATCACTGGTGAACAAAATCTGTAGACTAACGCCTTTAACCAAAGAAAACATTTATAATCTCTATGGGCCCACAGAAGCTTCTATCGGCGCTACTTATTTTCATCTAGCTGATTTAGACAATAAATCAACTGTTTCGATTGGTAAAGGTATCAACAATGCCGCCATCTATATAATGGATGATGATAAGTTGTGTGGGATTGATGAACCTGGGGAATTGTGTATTGGAGGAGTCGGTGTTGCTAGGGGGTATCTGAATCGACCAGAGTTGACCAACGAGAAATTTGTCGATAACTGTTTTGGTCTGCCAGGAAAGATTTATAGAACAGGGGATTTAGCAAAGTGGCAAGATAATGGCAATTTAGAATATTTAGGTCGAATTGATGAGCAAGTTAAAATCAATGGCTTGCGAATCGAATTAAGTGAAATTAAAAATACGTTAGCTAGCTATCCGAATATCGATGATGCAGCGGTAATTGTTTCTGAAAAAAATCAGATCGTTGCCTATTATGTATCTAAATCAGAGTATCAAGAAACACAATTAAAAGAATTTTTAGAGAAAAAACTACCGCTATACATGATTCCAAAAAGGTTTATAAAAATCAATGAGTTGCCTGTAAATAATAATGGCAAATTAGATAAGAGTAAATTGCCTATGATTGAAGAAGAATCGGCGGTTAGGACAAAAGAAATAGTAGCACCAAAAACGGAACAAGAACGTGTACTTATTTCTGTGTTTTCAACTGTTTTAAATAACGAAAATATCGGATGTAATCATAACTTTTTCGAGATTGGTGGAGACTCGATCAAGGCTATCAGAATTGTCTCAAAGTTGCGAGAAATTGGCTATAACTTAAGTGTTCCAACGATCATGACTGAGAAAAACTTAGGAAATATTGCGACCCACATGGAATTGAACCAAATCGAGACGCAAGATCAAAACGAGCCGATAATTGTTGGCGAAACACCATTATCTCCAATTCAGAATTATTTCTTTAACAGTAAACTGCCTGTGCCAGAGCATTTTAATCAAACATTTTTGTTGGAATGTAAAAACCTGGAAATAGATAGTTTGAAAAAAGCCTTACTAGCGGTTTGTAACCATCATGACTTGCTGAGAGCGATTTATATAGAGGGGAAACAAATAATTAAGGAGCAAGACAGCTCAAATTTATTTGAGATGATTTCCTTCGATTTAATGAATGAAAAAGAGGCGCTTATTTTTGAAAAAATGGAAGCTATCAGTGACCAAATACAGCCAACTTTAAACTTAACTGAAGGACCCTTGATCAAGGTGGTTGTTTTTCATACAAGAGAAATGGACTATATCTCATTGATCGTTCATCATTTAATGGTGGATGGTATTTCTTGGCGTATTTTAGTAGAAGATATCAATACTGCCTATAGACAATCTCTAGAAGAAAGAACGATTGAATTACCTATGAAAACAGCATCATTTTCTAGATGGTGTGAGTCATTAGAAGCGTTTAGTACGTCCGAAACATTGGAAAAAGAACGCCCTTATTGGAATAAAATCAGTAAATTAGCAACCCAAGCTAATACTACTTTATGTGCACCACAAGATAACCGTGGAACAGGCATTGACGAGATTTCATTATCCAAAGAACTAACAGAAAATCTTATTTTACACTCTAATAAATCATACAATACAGAAATAAACGACTTGTTAGTAACAGCTCTATTCAGAACGATAAATAAAATGACTGCCACGGATACAATTAGTGTACGAATGGAAGGTCATGGTCGTGAGCCGATTCATAAGCCAATTCACATCGATCGAACAATTGGCTGGTTCACAACGATTTATCCAGTAGTTTGTACAGGAATCGGTGGTAGTTTACAAAATGATCTGAAAAGAGTGAAGGAGAATCTGCGTCGTATCCCGAATCATGGTTTGGGTTATAGTGTTTTAGATTGTTACGATGAGCAGTTTGAAGGAGTTCAGACTGAAGTGACGTTTAATTATCTGGGCGATTTTGAGCAAGAGTCTTCAGAGTATGATATTCAAATAAAGACAGTAGAGTATGGTTATCAGATTTCAGAAAACAATCATTTTGGCACGCCAATTTCTATAGATGGTTCTTTGAACAATGGGGTCATTTCATTTGTGTTCATTTACGATAAATCAATGTGTGATGACACAATGATCAAAGAACTTAAAACGTTGTTTGAAACAGAACTGAAAATGGTTGTCGATCATTGTCTTAAAAAAGTCGTACCTGAAAAAACAGCATCAGATTTTGGCGAGACGAATTGGAGCGAAGAAGAGTTTAGACAGGTAGAGACAAATTTTACTAAAGGTAATGATCAGATCGAAAAGATTTATCCTTTAACTCCCCTTCAAGAAGGTTTGTTGTTTCATGAACAGGAAAAAGCCAATTCTAGTGCCTATATTGTCCAAGCGATCTATGAGCTAGGGAACATTGAAATAACAGAATTTAAGCAAGCACTTCATTTATTAGTACAGAAACATAGCGTTTTAAGAACAAGTGTTATTTATAAAAATGTCAGTATTCCAAGGCAAGTGATCCATCAAAATGCTAGTTGTGATGTGGAAAGTATTGATTTAACTGGGACTTTAATAATTGAAGATGCAATGAAGAATATCGAACAAGAAAATATCCGAAGAGGGTTTGATCTTGAAGTAGATGCATTGTTCCGTATAAAGATCATGAAAGTAGCGGCCGATAATTATAAGATGCTAATGAGCTTCCATCATATTATATTAGATGGTTGGTGTAATGCCATTTTGCTGAATGATTTACAAGAATTTTATAAATCATTGCTTGCAGGTCAAGACTACGAAGCAATCAAACAAGGGATTGAACCAGATTATGCACATGCAGAACATGTGAAATATTTAGCGGAAATGAATACCCGTGAGGCAAAAAAATATTGGCATACTCTATTAGAAGATTACACCACAGTTGCAAGTATCCTGCCAACGGCTGTACAAACTGTTAAAACAGAAAACAATCAAATTAAACAAGTTCTAGATAGTCAAACAAGTGAGCAAATCCGCGTTTTAGCAAAATCTTTAAACGTAACAGTCAATACTATTTTTGAATCAGCTTGGGGTATTTTATTGCAAAATTATACGAATACTGAAGATGTTGTTTTTGGGCAAGTAGTTTCAGGAAGAAATAGTCCAATTGCAAATATTGAAGATAAAGTTGGGTTGTTTATCAACACGATTCCAGTTCGAGTACAGAATGAAAAAAATGCTGATTTTACAACGATTGTGACTAATTTACAGACACAACTAAATCAAAGTGGAGCCCATGATCTATATCCGCTAAGCGAGATTCAAAATGAAAATGAACTAGGAAATAAATTAGTACAAACGATTGTTGCTTTTGAAAATTATGAAGAAAATGTGTTGTCTGACATAGAAGTACCGCAGTTTTTACTAGAGGATATCAGAGAAGAAACAAATTATGATTTGACTCTCTCTATTCAAAATGGTGAAAGTTTCGCAGTAAATCTTTTATTTGATGTTTCCAAGTATTCAAAACAAGGTGTGGACTATATTTTGACTCATTTTTGTCAATTGTTGAAAGCGGCTATCCAATCACCGCAGCAGCCAATCTCGACCATTGATTTTCTTACAGATGAGCAACGTGAATTGATTGTATCAGGTTTTAATCAAACTACGACTAAGTATCCAAATGATGTTTCGGTCGTAACGGCATTTAATGAAATTTTACCAACTTATCATAAACAAGTTGCTATAGCGTCTGAGAATCAAGTTTTGACGTATGAGCAATTAGATATACTTTCCACAAATTTAGCGTATAAATTAAAAAATCTAGGGATTATTAAAGGTGATTTAGTTGCTGTAGTGGCTGATCGGGAAGTTGAAACAATAGTACTATTTTTAGGTATTTTGAAGGCTGGTGGGGCCTATTTACCAATTGATAGCAATAGTCCAATAGAACGAATCAAATTTATTCTCAATGATGCAAAATGTAAAGTTCTATGTGATTTTGGTCAGCAGTTACAAGAGTATCCAGTAATAGAAAATTGTACAGTAATCACAAATGATGCATTTGAAGAAAGTGATGATAGACAAGAATTGCCTACGGTTAGTGCAGATGATCTAGCCTATGTCATCTATACTTCTGGTACAACTGGTGTACCTAAAGGAGTGATGATCACACATAAAAATATTCTTCGCTTGGTTCGAAATACGAATTATGTCGATTTTACAAACAGTTACATTTTACAAACAGGTTCACTAACGTTTGATGCGTGCACATTTGAAATTTGGGGTGCGTTATTAAATGGCGGAAGATTGTTTATGACGACCTCTAATGTCTTGTTGGACCCAGAATCATTAGAAGACGTGATCATATCACAAAAAATCAATACTTTATTTATTACAACTGCCTTATTCGTCAATATTGTTGAAATGCATCCTAAAGCGTTTCATTCTTTAAATCGGATCTTAGTTGGTGGTGAGAAAATTGTTTCTGCACCAATCAAACGATTTAAAGAATATAATCCAACTGTTAGCATTTGCAACATTTATGGACCTACTGAAAATACGACGTTTTCTTTATTTGAAGATCTGGATTACGAAATCGAAACGCTCGTACCGATTGGAAAGCCGATCTCAAATACAACGGCTTATGTAATGAAAGAGGAGCAACTGTGCGGTATTGGAATTCCTGGAGAACTTTATTTGGGTGGAGATGGTTTAGCTGCAGGTTATTTAAATTTAGAGAAAAGTACCGATGAAAAGTTCATTGTAACAGAATCAAATCAGCGTTTATACAAAACAGGAGACCTTGTTCGGTGGCTTGAAAATGGTTCAATCGATTATCTAGGAAGAGTAGATGATCAAGTCAAAATTCGAGGATTCAGGATTGAATTAGAAGGAATCACGACCGTCATCAAGCAACTACCTTATGTTAGCAATGCCATAACCATCATTTTTGAAGAAAATGGCCAAAAAGATATTTGCTCTTATGTTCAACTAGAAGAAGTGATAGACCTTGAAACGATCCGTCATGAGTTGATGTTGAAATTGCCGCATTATATGGTACCCAAAGTGCTAATGGATGTGGATAAATTTAAGCTGAATAAAAATGGAAAGATCGATAAATCATCTTTACCTAAACCTCAGATGCCAGAAATGCAGAATTTTGTATCTCCTCGAAATGAAGCAGAAAGGATTGTTTGTGAAACATTCGCTGAAATTTTAGATGTACCACAAATCAGTATTACGGATGACTTCTTTACCTTAGGTGGTCACTCATTGAAAGTTATGCAATTGTCAGCTCAATTAGCGGCAAAAACAGGCACAAAACTAACTTTAGAAGAAATAATGACTGGTCGGACTGTGGAGAAAATTGCGCTTAAACTTCAAAAAGGAGAAACCTATCAGCCGATTCCAAAAGGATCTAGCTTAGAGGCAAGTCCTGCACAAAGTCGAATTCTTTTGGTAGAAGAAACGTTAGTGAATAATACGACCTACAATATTCCAGTTGTATTAACGATCGAAGGTGCAATTTCAGTTAAAGGCTTGAAAGAGTCATTACAAAAACTAAGCCAAAAATATGAAATTTTAAGAACAACTTTTGCATTTAAGGAAGGAACCTATCATCAGGTTATCGCCGATCAAATACAGATCCCAATGTCTACTTCTACAGTTGAAAAAGAAACATTAAATCAAGCTATTTTTGATTTCATTCAGCCATTTGATTTAAATAAAGGGCCACTAATTAGAGGACATGTTTTCTCTACTTCGTTAAATGAACATTATTTTGTTATAGATATTCACCATGCTATTTTTGATGGAGAATCGATTCCGATGTTTGTTTCTGAACTAGCGGCTGCCTACAATGGTGAAGAATTAAAAGAGGCGGCTATTCAATACAAAGATTATAGTTCTTGGAATAAGCAGTTGGATTTACAAAAGCAAGAAAAATTCTGGTTGGATCAATTAGACGGTGCAGAATTAAATACCGAATTTCCAACTGATTTTATTAGAGGATCTGAGGCAAGTTTTGCAGGGGAGAGTTTCTCAATAGACTTACCTAAACAACTGAATGAAAAAATTCAAGCTTTTGGAAAGAAAAATGGCGTAACTAGCTATATTTTCTACGCAGCAATCTTTAATTTATTACTTTCAAGATATACAAGGAAAGAAGAAATTATCACAGGAACGGCTATCTCGGGTAGAACTCATCCCGATGTGGAGAAAATGTTAGGCATGTTCGTAAATACGGTAGCTTTAAAGCAAGATGTTGAGCCTGATGTATCATTTTTGAACTATATAAAACAAGTTCAGACTAATTTCTTTGAAGTGTTCAACAATCAGGACTATCCCTTTGAGCAATTAGTAGAGAAGTTAGCTATTAAACCAGATCAAACGCGCAATCCCATTTTTGACGTAATGTTCTCTTATGAAAATTTAGAGGATGAAAGCTATTCTTTAGGTGACGCTCAGATGAGTTATTATGAGCTGCCTAATAATACAGCGAAATTTGATTTAACATTGACCATCAAAGAACATCCTGAGACAGTCTCGATCAATTGGGATTATAACATTCAGTTATTTAAAGAAGAAACGATGAGAAAAACATCAGAACACTTTGTAAGGTTGATCAAATCTGCACTTGAACAGCCAGATAGTAAATTAATTGAACTTTCAATGATCGATAAAGCAGAAAAAGAAAAACTTTGTTACACGTTCAACACGCAAGAAAAATCCCCATTGCAGCATGAAACAGCTATTTCGTGGTTTGAAGAAAATGTAGTGCATTATCCAAATAGAATTGCTGTAGGTATTGAGGGAATGGAAGTCACGTATGCTGAATTAAATCAAATGGCGAATGCAGTTGCTAAAAAGTTAAAAGCTTCTGGAGTTGAAAGAAATGATGTAGTTGGGTTACTTTTCCATCGCTCCATTGAATTTGTTGCAGCAATCTATGGTGTTTTAAAGGTCGGTGCAGCCTACTTACCGATTGATGTGGAGCTTCCATCTAAGAGAATCGACTATATTTTAGAAAACAGTCACACAAAAGTGATTTTAACAAATGAACCATCCAGTTCATTAAAACGCCAAACAATCCTAGTGTCACCAAAAGAGAGACTAGAAGAAAACCAAACAGTGGAAAGTTCAGCAGATGACTGTGCGTATATTATTTATACATCAGGAAGTACGGGACAACCCAAAGGCGTTAAAATCAAACACAATAGTCTGGTCAACTTGATTGAGTGGCAAAAAGAACAGAGTGAAATCAATGACAAGAGCGTTGTTTTACAAAAAGCGACTTGTTCTTTTGATGCATCTGTGTGGGAGATTTTTCTAGCAACATTATCTGGTGTAAAACTTCAAATGCTCACAGATGATGAAAACCAAGATTATACAAAATTACTGCAATTGATCCAAGAAAAAAAAGTGACACATACCTTGATGGTTCCGACTGTTTTTGATTCTATTTTGGACTATATGAGAGCCGAAAGTGTAACGGATGCTTTGGATGGATTAGAAAAAATCTATCTAGGAGCGGAGTCTTTAACGACAGAACTTTTAGAAAAGTATATAGACGTCACTAAAAATAGAAGTAATGTATCTAAAATTACGAATTTATATGGACCAACTGAAACAACTGTTTGTGCTACCTTCCATGAAGTGAGTGTAGAAGACTTAAATAATCGAGTAGCGATTGGGCAACCCGTGCGAAATACTCAAGTCTATATTATGAATGATGGCAACTTGTGCGGAATCGATGTTGCAGGGGAAATTTGTGTTGGCGGTATTGGTGTATTCAAAGAATATTTGGGCTCGGAAAGTTTAACTAAAGAGAAATTAGTTCAAAGTCCAATTGATTCTAATCAGCAGTTATATAAAACAGGAGACCTTGGGAAAATTGATGAAAATGGTCAGGTTCATTATCTTGGTCGAATCGACAAACAAGTTAAAATTCGTGGATTTAGAATTGAAATTGAAGAAATCGAAAAAGGGCTACTAAAATTGCCGAATATTTCAAGTGCGGCGGTGATCGTCAACGAAAGTCTTGGAAATCCGCAATTATGCGCGTATGTAGTCAGTAAGTCAGTTCTGAATAGTTCAACGATTTCAGCAGAATTAAAAGATGTTTTCCCAGATTATATGGTTCCTAGCTTTATCAAACAAATCGATGAACTACCAAAAAATCACAATGGTAAATTGGATGAAAAAGTCTTGCAGGAAATTCCGATTGAATATAATACAACCATTGTTCCGCCAAAAACAAAAGATGAGGCAAAATTATTGCCGTTGTTTAAAGAAGTCTTGAATGTAGAAGATATTGGTATAACGGACAGTTTCTTTGAACTTGGTGGTTATTCGATCAAAGCTGTTGAATTATCTAGAAGAATTGAAAAAGAATTTGATTTGCGGGTGTCTTTAAAAGATATTATGAAAGAACAAAACGTAAAAAACATTGCTAAAGTCATTAAAAAGAAAAATAAAAAGGTTTTTCAACCGTTATTAAAAGCTGCTGAGGAGTGCTTAGATGAGTAA